From the Bombus affinis isolate iyBomAffi1 chromosome 4, iyBomAffi1.2, whole genome shotgun sequence genome, the window TTTTTTTCTTTCACATTTCTTCTAGCTCTTAAGTACCTGTATCGCGATGATAAGTTTTATCTCAAGGATAAAGACATACTAGCAACCATCAACTATCATCATGTAGCACTCGCGATTTATCGAAATCACGTATAATCGAAGATCGCTCATTTTCTTCGTATTATTCATAAAAGACGATCAATCGAAAGTTCTTAAACAATACAAACCGCGCCAGTCTTTCGAGCATGGTCATTTCCGAGCAGTTTTAAGAATATAAGGCGATGTGCTCTTCAAATCCTTCGAAATTCCCGCGCAATGGCGGGTCCGATCAACAAACGTACCGATTGTCATGTTAGCAGTATAAGGATTGTCCAAGAGACGTAAATAGATGTGTACGTCGGTCCAAATGGCACGTAGCGCACGAAAGAAACAATGATGTAaataaagagagagaagaaacaaaaaaatacaaTGAATCTTTGTAAAGCCTTAATTTAGTCTGATAGTAAAATACTGATTTACCTTTTACTTTcgtcttttatatttatttcttcgcGAGTAGAACGATGCCACAGCAGAATATAATTAACACGTAGAATTAAAAAAAGACTCCTTAGATGTTCTTAAATTCCTCTTTGGATAATGCATGAATTGCTCAGTTTTCAAACTTTTCCCTTCACCGTGATTCGTCACTAAAaccaaaaaaacaaaaaaagaaaaagaagaaaaaaaaaagtagatTTATTTAGTAACAATGATATGAGTTTCCTTAAACCCTTTTGAGACGGTTTTCAGAAACATAGTCAGTAGATAGAGAATTACATTTTAGCGGTAGTTACAGAAAATTACTTTCTATATAGTCGTAATGTTTTCCATTCAACAATATCAATCGACGTCAACGAAGAATAATTCATTAAACTATGTATTATCGCAGGATTCGAAGTTTCTCGTGTAACATAATATTCGTATTCGAGTGAGAGAGATATCCCGAAACAAGGAGAGAAGGACATAAAGAGTGTACAAACGGCGCAAAATTTATCGCTTTCCAAAGACTTGAACTTCGAATCTCAGTTGAATTGCTTCGCGCCTTGTAAATGAATCATGCTAtacaataaaattgtatttataacGCGTATGAATTACTCCTTGACAATTTACACGGAACCCGAAATGGATGATAAAAATTCTTACATAGACGTTACCGTCGCGAAAGGGTCCAAATGAGAATAAACTAAACAAGAAATAACTTCAATGAAAACAATAATGGAACGTACCAAAGCAATCGACAACGATAAAACGAACATACTGATACCAAACACACTAACGCTAAAGATAGCTACTAGTACTAACGCAAGAaaccaaaaaaataaataaataataaatataaaaaataaaataagaggATAGAAAGcaacaaaaatattaagaaaatgtGAAACGCACAGCTCGTTGAAGTTGTTGAAGCATCGTTCTGGCTCCCGGAAGAAAAAGACTCCGCGctagaaattgatttctgttttGTCATATACCCATCGAACAACCGAAACTGTCCATTTTTTATCGTAGATCCTACGTTGTCCACTGTAAGAGGTGTAGAGAATTTATTCTTAACTCTATAATCTATACAGATAAAGatctatatataaaaaaaatatatatatacatgaaaTTTAAAGTCCTACGTTTTGGGACGATGCCCGTGAGAACGAATTAAATATCGACAATAGATCGTGATCGATCTTTTACTCTCGATCAAACCCGAGCATCGGTCCCGCCGAAAGAacgagagtgagagagagagagagagagagagagcgggagagaaagagagcgaagAAGAGCGAAATGTGAAGCAGACGAAGGGACACGGTTCCCTTTACACCGCATTCGAGCCAATCtgaaaaaagcaaacgaagcCCTGAATGCCTCGAAAGCTTGAAACGTGGATGTATTAACAACTTGTAATCATTCCATtgcatattatacataattaAGGTTTAGCGCGACAGTGTACTGTAAATCCATagacgttattattattattatatatatatatataaatatatatatatatatatcgtaattattatgtaataaatattgtTGTTAACATAAAATTCGTAATGATCGATCGTTCTCTTTTTCCCGAATATCATTTCGATATACTACACGTATTTTCATAGGTTTCGCGTAGGAACCACGATACTTACAAAATCGTACGCCAATATGTTAAGGAGATATAGCAATTTTTGTTTTCAATAACTCATTTCAAGACTATTTTTTCCTTCCGTTTtaagtttaatatttattttatcctgATTAGACACCAATATCATTATAAAGGATAGCTTCGCTCTCAATTCGTCCATTtcgttaatataataatttgtcTATTTCTAATTATAATTTACATTCATATTCATCACAGATAGAAAAACGATGAGCCGTGACGATAAAGAATAGATTTAAGTATATTATAATTACGTATATTATAATAACGAAAACCGAGGATCGTACGATCATTAAACGCCGAACGATTCCATAAAAATTGACAGAATCGGAAAAAGCGATAATTCTTGGAACGCCATAACAATAGAATCCAGTGGCATAAATACATTAATCGGTAAACTAGCAATAGTATGCGGCGGTTGATGGTAGGTTACGTAGCACAATAGTTTATTACGTAAaaactaattaaaaaatatacaagaaAACAACAGAGGCAAACATAACACAGCATACAATACATACAACTAATAACCGCGTATACTATAATTATTCTATAATTATTCTATAATTATGTTGATTAACTGCTTCAGTAAGCTTAGTACTGGCGGGAGGACGATCGTTTCCGATTTGTCGTTCGTTGGCTTTTTACGGGAAGGCCGCGGGCGTATGGTTTGTGTGCGTTTGTTGAGAGATAGTAGATGCCTCGTGCTCTGTAACATTTCAAATCAACGTTCTTTTTTTCAGTTTTTTACTCTTTCTTTAATCTTCCTTGGAATTGTTCTATTCTTTCttggatatttatatttatcgtacatcgatcaaaaatattttaaaagccTATGGCCATTTATTCAATAACTTTGTATAAATTGCGGGCTGTAATCTTCTGTTTCTGTGCAAACAGTGTttgcaattttatatattacgaattactattattatcgtATTATTAATAAGCTATTGGTAATTGTGCAAAAGTGCAGTTATAGGTACAACTTTTATAACTCTTTGAAAATTaatcatttttgttttaattaaaaatacttaCGTATGTGGGGCGTCTTCTCCCATGAGTATGTGCTCTTCGAGTTTCGGATTGCACCAGCCGATCAGGTAGGAAAAGAGATTTCCACACGGCGCTGCCCAGAATCCTACTTTCGTCGTGATTGATTCTATGTAATAAGGCGTCACTTTTGTGTGGTCGCACGACAACGTCTCTGCGGACGAAACATTTCACTGATTTCATTCACAGTCGACCATCCGTCCCGTAGAACGTTTTCTCTAATGATAAGGTCACTCTATGAGGAGTCATAATTACGTATTTTCACAAGTTCAAAGGATAATGATCTCCTTCTCCATTCCGTATACCAATCCATAGCATTTAATGAGActcgatttaaaattaaaatttcaagacAAAGAAATGATTATAAATTAACGATAAGAAAAACGAATTACCATACTTACGGTTTCATCGAACTTCTTAATAAATAAagctataaattataaaatgtacAAGATATATTCTTTTAACTATACGTATTTCTATATTCTAAAAGGTTCGTGCCtttaaaaagaatatttcgaaattcACTGTTTGTCCAAATTTTACACAAATAGAgcaatctaaatttcaataaaaatagaaatttcgaaaatatcTAATACGCATAAATGTAGCAACTTGGACAATTCAATTTAATTCCTGACTAAACTTAGACTGAAGAAACAAAATCttaatattcttttaatttctaatatcTTCCATAATTGTCACAACGTTCAACAAAATTCCTTGCATTAAGAAAGTTCGTAATAACAACTCGTTTTATAAAAAGTCAAATTATATACTTTCAAGAGAACTGAAACTAGACGAAGCTGTCATTCGTTTCTGGTTTAACGCCAACACGATCGTTTCTCCTCAATTTACTTTCTTTAATGCCTCTCTGAATGCTTCATAAACAACATGCAACCGATCATTTTGCTATTTAACAAATAACAGCCAACAGCTAACACAATACACGCAATTCTCAAAAGGTCTGAATCTCTCTTGCTCGTTGAGATAAGTGAAAATGGGTCATATTACTTACGGAGCAAGGAAGTCGTCGCGCATCCGGGCTGACTGGAACCTCCGTTCACATAGAAATCTGCGTGCCCGGTCGGTCCCCATTGACCCAAAATCCCGGCACCAGTGTGGATCACATCGACGAAATGCGCGTCCGTTTCGTCTAAATCCATCGACCGGTTTCCATTCATGTAGAAAAATATCGTTGGATCGAGTCCTAATCGAGAAAAAAAGCCAACATGGAAATTCATTCGCGTTAGAGAgcgatttttcattttcatggtAGGCCAACCTACTTTACTATTTTTGGAAGATCGTCGTAAATAATTTAGCTACttaaggagagaaaaaaaatatcGATTAATCCAGAATAAGATTAGTTTGTGGGATATCCATGGATGTAGAGGGTATTTAAAAAACAGGGGTATGTGAAAAAAGACAAGAGGATATTCATAAGCTGTGATTCTAAATATCTAGACAATGAAGAAGATTCGTGTAAgtacatataaattaaattaaattagaaattacATACTGTATCCGTGTATTTATATCGTTTAAGatttatttgttaaaaattaGTTTAAATTTATCTTGATTActtttttacataattttagTCCTGACTTAGCAAAACACAATGAAAAAGCTAATTAATTTAGATATGGATACAATATGAAAAGATTAAACAAATTCACTTATATCTTTCACGTTCCATTTAATTTTTCCTATTTAAATCGAGTGGTAGATTTAACACCAACATTGAATCATctcaaaaaatatatatctttcaatatataatttatgCTAGAACAAACTGGTGCTATGACAAATAAAAATCtacgatatatatattgttacgtcggGTGACACTCTACCTAGATCAGGCCACACATCGCGGACAAGATGGCAACCAGATGTCCGCACATCCTTATTGCGTACCCTCAATAGTCTTAAGGACCTATCATGAATCTCAGGAATTTTTTAGCCAAGGTTCTTCAGACCGAACAAACATTTCTTTACTGAATCGTTTCTAAAGCTTATTATTTACTACGCGAAGACACGGAAAAGTTAGTTTTTCTCACGTATGATACTTCACACTAGCAACCTTCTATCGAAGGCGGCCAAGACCCTTCCTAGTCCACCAACCTTCTTTTATCGAATCAGAATCATGTCTActaccctcactttcctaaccaaaattgtcatcaATAAATCCGATGGTCCCTTgcgttagacacacccatcactaGCTTTCCTCCGACACAGCATCGtcactttattttatttattcttcaTCGTTAGAATAGTCAACATGTCATTACCGGATTTCTACCCTTAAATCAATCACTTACTTAACTTATACATACGCATCAGTGTAATTATCTTCtatacaaagttgttggaataaacattaatttataccttaaTTCAGTGTAAACTCAAttgaaccacccctattatcgtaacagaaatcaggggatcgatcagttcgtggcgtcgattatctaatcGGAACGGGAATTTACGTCTCCCGTTGACGTGCTTTCTCGCGATCGTGTCTCTCCGCGAATGGTTGAATAAACATGTATAGGACCAAATTTGCCTTATTATTAGAGTTTACCTTAGCATACGTCACTATATTAAGGTTCTAACAGAATTTCGTTAACCTGATCGTTAATGAGAGCGAAAAGAAAAGATgcgattaaataataaaattacacaCATTACCTGTAATCCTTCCAAGCTTGTCATCGGGCAAATAATTCGCAATCAGACCAGCTATATGCGCACCCACGCTGTATCCGAGCACGTGTATATTCTCCACCCTCGTTCCACGAGGATGATCCCTCAAGTACCTTACCAATTGAGCAATACATCGTGAACAGAAATCTGGACCCCATTGTATTTGCGACAGACAAGGCTCGCGCACCAACGAACCGTAATCGACGATTATAATATTGTAATCGCCTCGCGTGAAATATGCTGAAATCGAAAGTTTCATACATCGAGACCATCGCGCACTGCACAGCCCACGCTACTTGTTCGAATCTTTTAATTTTCATCGACCAAAAACTGCGAGCTAACAGGCAATTGgtttttatttctttgaaacGATATACAGTTactgaaaaattattttccattATCGTATAAATGTTACTTTTTttatgttatatagatatacatatacgtctATTCGAGGCGATATAGCTTATAATTTTTCTGGATTCAGTTATAAAAATCACTGAAAAGCAAAATTTTCCATACATTTTACTCTCGTTTATGATTGTAAGTTATTATCAAACATAAATTATTACTTTTACAACATCGAATGAATCGAACGATACTTCATAAGAAAGGTAATTTTCCATTAAATTCCTTTTTTATCGTCACAGAAGAGTTAGACAAAACCAATTGCAACATTTACGATGTTTTAAATTGTGGATCAATCAGAGTATGAAAGTTACTGACATATAACGTGAGTCGCTATTTTTCTCGTACCAAGTAAAATTTTACAACTTTTCGAATAGTCGAGAAATGCGATAAAAACTTTCACACTCTCTCGCAGAAACTCTCATCACCGAAATTGGTCACTTTCGTGTGAAATACATATTCAATAAATCGTTTATTACGTTATTATTCTAAAATGTAAGGAAATTGTgtaaaatttttaaacaataaaaatgtaattgcGTTACTATCAAAACCTAATCGTACGATTCTTAAATTTCTCTAAAAGACAGATTTAGTAAAATTAAACTATGTTAAGAATAATACGAAATGATAAACTGAACTAAGTTATAATATTCTTCAAACGTTACCTCTTCGAAGATCCGGGCTGGGTATTAAATTCCTCCCTCCACCAAAACCGTGGATAATAATTTTCGTGGGATGTGACTTATTGAATTTGGAGTACTGAAGTGCCTCGAACCTTTGTACGTTAATGCGTAGAGGCTTCTTTTGTGTTTCTCTGAAAAATGGCAGTTCCAAGAAAGTTACATTCACCTATTCAACGATCTTCCTAAGAAAGTAAAGAAATGCGTGCGCATTGAATAAAACAAGAGAAAAGTCAGTTTCTAAAGCAAAATGATATATCAACGCTAaatataataaagtataatatctTAGACTTTaacataattataatatgtttATTATTGCAGTATTCTTggtaattatacatatactaaATATAGATACTTTTTTAAAATAACTACTTGTTAAGTTTCATCAAATATcaagtattaaataaatattagatagtcgtacgttatattgtatatgaATCTACGAAGCGAATGTCAACGACCTTATAATCTCGAATGGAGTTTCACTCGCGTTACGATATTTCTTTTATCGAATCCTATTCCTTTGACTTTAATAATATTCGTACATTACTAGACACGTCTTTATGAACGCGTTAGTCACTCCTTCATGATAATTATGTTACGGGCATTTATGCACTCATGTTCTTCTGAACACAACCAAGGAAATGCCtaagtattataacgagtagtatactttagatattttctatattttagcATTTTATACACATTCTGTCTATATTTGCATcttcaaatttctcataaatgtagAAAAATGTACAATCTGATACTATAATCTctcgaatttttaataaatatcgttTCTAGAAACGAAGCAAATCTAATACCTCGCTTAGGAACCAATACAAACGAAAGTGAATAatcttaatttttaaaatatacgcTGTAACGAATCAACGTAAGTATTCGATTTTCGCTATTAAGCAAGATAGCGTGGTACAGAAAAGAACAATCTAATCGACGCGACAAAAAAGGAAAATGTGAATGAGTAAAAGCACTTAGAACGTGCCAAGACACTGTTAGTTACCGGAGAAAGGTGAACTTTGAAACGAGGCCACACTTTCAGCTCGAGACGGAGTGATCGTGATCTTGAAATCGAGAGTCGTATGTCCACGTTCTTCCTTACGGGCAACATTCAGGTTCGAGGTGAACATTCTCGAACGTCGAACGAAAGTAAGTTGAGGAACCGCGAAGCGTTCAGCTGACGCAAAAGTAAATGGGAAATTTCACCGAAAGTTAGAACGGCTAGTGTCGCAAAGCGTAATTTTTTCGTCATCTCGTTGAAACGAGATCGAATTTCGAGGCGGTAGCGGAAAACGCGATACAAAATAAAACCGGCGATAATAGAAAGTTACAATTTCTTCATCTAGAGTTTCCTGAAGCGCTCAGCGTATTATTCGTATAGCCAAGACAAATAATATGGTACGACGATAGTTATATAGGATGTTACAGAGAAGCGTTATTTTTAACAAACAATTTTAACAGATCGTTTGCTACATTGACTTTCGAGAAATAAATTCTGTACGATTTTAGATATTGCAGTTTTAGAGTATAGTTTTAGAGTATGGTTTTAGATCATGGTTTCAATCGTTAAGTAGCTGAAATTGAATGGTTTAACTCGTGTTATCCATCATGGTTATTATCATTTAGTTAACGCTAAGGAATTACGACAGTTTGATGAATGATTTATTTCAACGAATTAAAAGAAGTAGCATTTCTTATATCGCTAATTGTAAGGATTTTAAAATAAAGTACTAGTTTATGTAAGAAGACACTTGCTAAATAAAAACATATTTAAATcgtttattataataaaa encodes:
- the LOC126915291 gene encoding lipase member H, which produces MAVSVLRYLMFVLFAALQYHYVSAETKTFKDLFNSTSCAKPPFECPHPQIGFYLYTRETQKKPLRINVQRFEALQYSKFNKSHPTKIIIHGFGGGRNLIPSPDLRRAYFTRGDYNIIIVDYGSLVREPCLSQIQWGPDFCSRCIAQLVRYLRDHPRGTRVENIHVLGYSVGAHIAGLIANYLPDDKLGRITGLDPTIFFYMNGNRSMDLDETDAHFVDVIHTGAGILGQWGPTGHADFYVNGGSSQPGCATTSLLQTLSCDHTKVTPYYIESITTKVGFWAAPCGNLFSYLIGWCNPKLEEHILMGEDAPHTARGIYYLSTNAHKPYARGLPVKSQRTTNRKRSSSRQY